The window TCCGATGGCTCCGTAGCCGCAGCCGATATCAAGTACTGATAATCCGCTGGGAGTAAAATTTTTAATTAAATTTTCTGAGGCTCTGTCTACTTTGGTTTCAAAGGAAAAAACACCGCTTACGGAGGTAAAAGTAAGGGTAGAACCGCATATACTCTCTGTAAAGGCTTTTTCTTTTATTTCGGATTCCGGGTTTTCAGTAAAATAGTGCTGATTCATTTGGTTTAATAACCTCCGTAAATTATAATAATAAATATTATAATATATAATTGGAGATATTTCATTCATCAAGATGAATATTAAATATATAGTTTAAGGGGTAAAGCATTGAAATGCTTTACTCTTCACTAATATAACTCATTTATGGTATTATAGTTTGTAATGTTATAAGATAATTTAACCATAGGAGTAAGACATGCCAATAAAAGTTGAAGATTTATATTATACGTATATGGGCGGGGGACCTTTCGAGAAAAATGCCCTCCATGACGTAAATATTGAAATAGATGATGGAGCATTTATAGGGATTATTGGTCACACAGGTTCAGGAAAGTCTACATTAATACAGCATTTGAACGGGATTTTAAAGCCAACAAAGGGACGTGTTGTAATTAACGGGATTGACACCAAGCAAAAGAACCTTAAGGAATTAAGACAACAGGTGGGCATTGTATTTCAGTACCCTGAGCATCAGCTTTTTGAAGAGACAGTAAAGAAGGATATATCCTTTGGTTTACTGAAACAAGGGCTTTCACAGAAGGAAATTGATGAAAGAGTAATTTCCTCAATCCAATCGGTGGGCCTTGATGAAACTGTTCTCGAGAAATCGCCTTTTGAACTTTCGGGAGGCCAGAAAAGAAGGGTTGCAATTGCAGGGGTTGTAGCAATGGCGCCTCACATTCTGGTATTGGATGAGCCTACGGCAGGTCTTGACCCAAAGGGAAGGGATGAAATATTCGGTTATATAACCAAACTGCATAAAGATTCAAACATGACTATTATTCTTGTCTCACACAGCATGGAG of the Ruminiclostridium papyrosolvens DSM 2782 genome contains:
- a CDS encoding energy-coupling factor transporter ATPase translates to MPIKVEDLYYTYMGGGPFEKNALHDVNIEIDDGAFIGIIGHTGSGKSTLIQHLNGILKPTKGRVVINGIDTKQKNLKELRQQVGIVFQYPEHQLFEETVKKDISFGLLKQGLSQKEIDERVISSIQSVGLDETVLEKSPFELSGGQKRRVAIAGVVAMAPHILVLDEPTAGLDPKGRDEIFGYITKLHKDSNMTIILVSHSMEDIARLSERVIVMNEGTVFMDKPSKEIYSQPEELEKIGLSAPQITYLMKKLKAVYPGINENIFTVEDAAKELAKYLKH